In Conger conger chromosome 12, fConCon1.1, whole genome shotgun sequence, one DNA window encodes the following:
- the rbp4l gene encoding retinol binding protein 4, like, whose translation MDYSKLALLVVLLSYVERCWSASCVVDSFKVKADFDPKRYSGKWYALQKKDPEGLFLQDNISAEYTIDDDGTMSASSKGRVTLFGFWVVCADMAAQYTVPDPSNPGKMFMTYQGLASYLSSGGDNYWVIDTDYDNYAITYACRTLKEDGSCDDGYSLIFSRNPRGLPPAIQRIVRQKQEEICMAGQFEPVLQSGAC comes from the exons ATGGACTACTCCAAGCTCGCTCTGTTGGTGGTGCTCCTCTCATATGTTGAGAGGTGCTGGTCGGCATCCTGTGTCGTAGACAGCTTCAAAGTCAAGGCTGACTTTGACCCCAAGAGG TATTCTGGTAAGTGGTACGCTCTGCAGAAGAAAGACCCGGAAGGCCTCTTCCTTCAGGACAACATCTCTGCCGAGTACACCATCGATGATGACGGCACCATGTCAGCCTCTTCCAAGGGCCGCGTCACACTTTTTGG GTTCTGGGTTGTGTGCGCTGACATGGCTGCCCAGTACACAGTACCTGACCCATCAAACCCCGGAAAGATGTTCATGACCTACCAGGGCCTGGCCAGCTACCTGTCCAGTGGAG GCGACAACTACTGGGTGATCGACACCGACTATGACAACTACGCCATCACCTACGCCTGCCGCACCCTGAAGGAGGACGGTTCCTGTGACGATGGCTATTCCCTGATCTTCTCCCGCAACCCCCGCGGCCTGCCCCCCGCCATCCAGCGCATCGTCCGGCAGAAGCaggaggagatctgcatggctGGCCAGTTCGAGCCCGTGCTGCAGTCCG GCGCTTGCTAG